Proteins from a single region of Chloroherpeton thalassium ATCC 35110:
- a CDS encoding class IV adenylate cyclase has protein sequence MAQNVEVKAKIDSIDTFIKKASQLSNQESETISQEDIFFNCSNGRLKLRMIDEKKGQLIAYERPDSSGPKISSYKIYETPAPHVLKETLTKSCGILGIVKKTRYFFLIGRTRVHIDQVDGLGAYFELEVVLSADENEESGVHEAEALMEKFGIDERQLVKGAYLDLLLSQSSEAV, from the coding sequence ATGGCTCAAAATGTTGAAGTAAAAGCCAAGATCGATTCAATTGATACGTTCATAAAAAAGGCGTCTCAGCTATCGAATCAAGAGTCTGAAACGATAAGCCAGGAAGATATTTTCTTTAATTGCAGCAACGGGCGCTTGAAATTGCGAATGATCGATGAAAAAAAAGGGCAGTTAATTGCCTACGAGCGCCCCGATTCTTCCGGCCCAAAAATTTCCTCCTATAAAATATATGAGACTCCAGCGCCGCATGTTTTGAAAGAAACCTTGACAAAATCATGCGGAATTCTCGGTATCGTGAAAAAAACACGCTATTTCTTTTTAATCGGGCGCACAAGGGTGCACATCGATCAGGTCGATGGGCTTGGTGCTTATTTTGAGTTAGAAGTAGTCCTTTCAGCTGATGAAAATGAAGAATCGGGCGTCCATGAAGCGGAAGCATTGATGGAAAAGTTTGGCATTGATGAGCGGCAATTAGTCAAAGGTGCATATTTAGATCTCTTGCTGAGTCAATCAAGTGAAGCCGTTTAG
- a CDS encoding DNA-methyltransferase, with protein MNSKERMKYPEDFLNKFICGNAVDVMKQIPDGSIELVVTSPPYNLKNSTGNGMKDGRGGKWSNAALINGYSHYNDNMPHDEYVEWQRECLAEMLRIIPENGAIFYNHKWRVQAGLLQDRNDIVSGFPVRQIIIWRRKGGINFNPGYFLPTYEVIYLIAKPNFKLAKKANAHGDIWEFGQESKNKHPAPFPVELIERIILSTDADVVLDPFMGSGTTALAAKNLDRQFIGIDISPEYCEMAEERLANPMSVIKQITTNKKEKQANLFD; from the coding sequence ATGAATAGCAAAGAAAGAATGAAATATCCTGAAGATTTTCTGAATAAATTTATTTGTGGTAATGCTGTGGATGTAATGAAACAAATCCCTGATGGTAGCATTGAGCTAGTTGTTACTTCTCCACCTTACAATCTAAAAAACTCTACCGGTAATGGCATGAAGGACGGCAGAGGCGGTAAATGGTCAAATGCAGCCTTAATAAATGGTTACTCACATTACAATGATAATATGCCACACGATGAATATGTCGAATGGCAGCGGGAATGTTTAGCAGAGATGTTGCGAATAATTCCTGAAAACGGAGCCATTTTTTATAATCATAAATGGAGAGTTCAAGCAGGACTGCTGCAAGATAGAAATGATATTGTTTCTGGTTTTCCGGTTCGCCAAATTATAATTTGGCGAAGGAAAGGGGGGATAAATTTCAATCCAGGGTACTTTTTACCTACATATGAGGTTATTTACTTAATAGCCAAGCCAAATTTCAAACTTGCCAAAAAAGCGAATGCACATGGAGATATATGGGAATTTGGTCAAGAAAGTAAAAACAAACACCCTGCACCATTTCCAGTTGAACTAATAGAGAGAATCATTTTATCAACAGATGCCGATGTTGTTTTAGACCCTTTTATGGGGTCAGGAACTACTGCACTGGCAGCTAAGAATCTTGATAGACAATTTATTGGAATAGATATTTCTCCAGAATATTGTGAAATGGCGGAAGAACGTCTTGCTAATCCTATGTCCGTTATTAAACAAA